Genomic DNA from Prevotella intermedia ATCC 25611 = DSM 20706:
ATGTCCACAGGAGAAAATATTTCGCCCAGCGATTGGAGCGTAAAGCGACAAGAAACGAACGACAAGCAGCAGAACCTACGCTTGCATTCTTTTCGTGAGAAGATTGAACAGGGATACGATACATTGCTCTTACAATTTGGCGCAGTGAGTACCGAATTGCTTAAAAACCACTTGCAAGGTGTCGGAGCAAATCCGACCACATTGCTTGCCTTTAGCCGTGAGGAGCTGTCAATCGTTCAATCCACAAGGGCTTCAAGCACTTACCAAAGCTGTCGTAGTTATCACAGGCAGTTGGAAAGCTTTGTGAAAAGTAAAGGCATAGCGGATACTCCTCTGGCAACTCTCACAATGGTTTTTTTTCGATGATTATCGCATCTACTTCAAGCGAAAAGGCTATGCCTTATCCTCAACGAAACAAAATCTCTTTTGGTTGAGTCGGTTGATGTATAGAGCTGTGAGCCAGCAAACCATTCGTTATAATCCTTTTGAGGGTGCCAAGTATGAACGAGTGGAGCGAAAAATTCGCTGTCTGGGCAAGACGGATGTCGCCCGTCTATTGGCTATGCCTTTGCAAAATGAACAGGCGGAATTTGTGCGGAGGATTTTTCTTTTCTCCGTATTCACAGGATTGGCTTTTGCCGATGTGAACAAGTTAAGGTATTGTGATATTGAGACAAACAATGCAGGGGTACGCTATATCCGTCAGTACAGAAAGAAGACAGGTGTGGAGAGCATCACGCCCCTGCACCCGATAGCCGAGCAAATACTCTCGCTCTACCCACTGAAAGACAAGACAGAGGATAACCCAATCTTTGCAACCTCGCAGAGCAGAATGCAGATAGGTATGCATCTCAAGGCTGTTGGTTTGGCTTGTGGCATTTGCCAAAACCTTTCCTTTCATGTAGCACGCCATACATTCGGCACGCTGACATTGGAGGCAGGCATTCCGATAGAGAGTATCGCCAAGATGATGGGGCATTCCTCTATTGCCAGCACACAAATCTATGCCCAAATCACTGACCAAAAGATTTCAAGGGATATGGACAGGCTGATGGAGAAAATGTGAGATAAAAAACGAGTGAAGGAAATGTAATATAGCAATTCTCCTTCACTCGAACTTTTATTCTCTATCCTGCATTTAATGTTGTGTATGCCCGATTTTATCCATATATGTAATGCCCAAAGCGGATAAAACGAATACGATATGAATGCTAATTTGCATTATCGTATGTTGTGTGTCAATATTCTCAGCTACAAACGTTTCCAATAAATGAACGGCAGAAATACTGATTAGCGAAATCATCAATTTGTGCTTTAATGCATTTGGATTTATCTTACCAAGATAACCGAACTGATTACTATCCTTGTCTTTCTCAATAATCTCCAGTCTGCTGACAAACGACCAGTATCCTCCAATTACGCACACAATGATTAAATTCAAAACCATTGAAACATCCACAATACCTATGGCCAGCATAAGCATCGTTTCTTCTGTGAAAGTCTCTATGTTTATCAGGCTATGTATGACTTCTTTACAAAAAACGTAAGAATACATTCCCATCACGACGCACATACCAAGATATACAGGAACTTGAAGCCATCTACTTTGAAAGACACACCACTCTATAGCCTTTTCTAATTTATTACTCATGCTATTATTTTTAAAGTGCTTGTATCAAAAAGTTGACTATCTTTAAGTGACGCTGATGAATTTTCTCTTTGTCCCAAAGTAGGTCATTCTCCGTCATTCTCTGAACTTCTGACTGTTGTTGTAGGTATGTGTAACTATCACGCTTTATCTGAAATCTGCCATTGCTCAATGACATATTATGACTGCCAGACAGCAGCAAATAGTTGCCCAAACATTCCAAATATCGGTTATAGAACTCTTCATCATAAGGGCAATAACCATTATCAGCTTCTGTGTTTTCGGTTTGTGGTGCAATGTGCTCAAGGTGTGGAGTCGCAATGCTGTCATATCTGACAGGACTATAACCAGACTTTCCGCTTGCTATCAGATAGTTTTCGTATTTCCATAAGAGAATCTTTGCGGTTTGATGATTCATCCCCATATTGAGGCAACGAGCAAGTTCTTCATTATTCCAAAATCCCCACCAATCATTTCGACTCTTCATCCATTCAATATGATTGACAACCGTCATAGCATTAGATTCCATTTCCTGATAGCATTTGTTGAGACGCCACAGTAAATTCGCACGAGTACCGATAATACGATTGCGCAAGAATATTTGTTCCAAAGATTTTGCCAATAGGTTTAGTCCATCTTGTTCCATACCATTACGCATGGCTTTAATAACAAATGGGAACATGATACCTTTGTCTGCCGACACCAACAAAGCATGATAGACCATATTTCCTTTTTCTTGCTGGAGGAATTTAGCAGCTTGGGTAAAGCAAGAAGCCAATAAACGTGTGAAGTCACGTATAAAAGCAATACTATTGGCTTTACCTAAATGTTCATTTACAAAGTCTGTGGAGCTGATATCGTCCAAATTGTTTCTGAAAATCTTAACTGTGTAATTCAGGATATTATCTTCGTCAAGATAATCCTCTATTTGTGTAATTGATTTATAAATATACTGAAACCTTTCTGTTATTTCAGACAGTATAAGCTTTGTTTCCTCAAATGGTGCATGTAAATGTATGTGGTACATAAACTGCGCCTTGATGATTTCCAATTTGGTGGGTTTCTTCCCGCGGTTGTTTTGGAAAATAAACATCTGTACAGCCTCTGTGGCATCCTTAACTATGTGTGTAGTGCATGAGGCATGAGTGATGGCATTGAGAAGGGCTAATAGTTCTTTTTCTTCAATATCTGCAACTTGTGCTGTGAAATAATCGAATGCAGCCACAATTCTCGCCTTTGAAAGCGTATCTATGTCGCTATGATTATTGGATGTTTGGTCTATCACATAGTCTCGGAACATCTGATTGTCGTAATCCACAGTAGAAAAACGATATTGACTTCGCTGTTTAATG
This window encodes:
- a CDS encoding TIGR00645 family protein — encoded protein: MSNKLEKAIEWCVFQSRWLQVPVYLGMCVVMGMYSYVFCKEVIHSLINIETFTEETMLMLAIGIVDVSMVLNLIIVCVIGGYWSFVSRLEIIEKDKDSNQFGYLGKINPNALKHKLMISLISISAVHLLETFVAENIDTQHTIMQISIHIVFVLSALGITYMDKIGHTQH
- a CDS encoding DUF262 domain-containing protein, which translates into the protein MESSINISTLLAGKSISVPNYQRAYSWDTDSANKSAKQVNIFLSDLQDYVHSHTSTPYYFGHFLFEEKGENEYAIIDGQQRLTTTVIFLSTLYKRLKEIRNIDKVEDFDDDLYISYCNTIKQRSQYRFSTVDYDNQMFRDYVIDQTSNNHSDIDTLSKARIVAAFDYFTAQVADIEEKELLALLNAITHASCTTHIVKDATEAVQMFIFQNNRGKKPTKLEIIKAQFMYHIHLHAPFEETKLILSEITERFQYIYKSITQIEDYLDEDNILNYTVKIFRNNLDDISSTDFVNEHLGKANSIAFIRDFTRLLASCFTQAAKFLQQEKGNMVYHALLVSADKGIMFPFVIKAMRNGMEQDGLNLLAKSLEQIFLRNRIIGTRANLLWRLNKCYQEMESNAMTVVNHIEWMKSRNDWWGFWNNEELARCLNMGMNHQTAKILLWKYENYLIASGKSGYSPVRYDSIATPHLEHIAPQTENTEADNGYCPYDEEFYNRYLECLGNYLLLSGSHNMSLSNGRFQIKRDSYTYLQQQSEVQRMTENDLLWDKEKIHQRHLKIVNFLIQAL